In one Curtobacterium citreum genomic region, the following are encoded:
- a CDS encoding metal-dependent transcriptional regulator: MTDLVDTTEMYLRTILDLEEEGIVPLRARISERLGHSGPTVSQTVARMERDGLVVVSGDRHLELTTEGRSRATHVMRKHRLAERLLSDVIGLDWAFVHDEACRWEHVMSEQVEVRLLEMLGNPTESPYGNPIPGLAEIGGPTAPGFLDGVRNIVAATEGTDAVATGVVRRLGEPVQFEPELLHQLRTAGVMPGRVASVQRAGAYVAVRVEGEESGIELPAEVAQHVYIEHA; encoded by the coding sequence GTGACCGATCTCGTCGACACCACGGAGATGTACCTCCGGACGATCCTCGACCTCGAAGAAGAGGGGATCGTCCCGCTGCGAGCGCGCATCTCCGAGCGCCTCGGTCACTCGGGTCCGACGGTCTCGCAGACCGTCGCCCGGATGGAGCGCGACGGACTCGTCGTCGTCTCCGGCGACCGGCACCTCGAGCTCACGACCGAGGGCCGCTCCCGTGCGACCCACGTGATGCGGAAGCACCGGCTCGCCGAACGCCTGCTGTCCGACGTGATCGGGCTCGACTGGGCGTTCGTGCACGACGAGGCCTGCCGCTGGGAGCACGTGATGAGCGAGCAGGTCGAGGTCCGCCTGCTCGAGATGCTCGGCAACCCGACCGAGTCGCCGTACGGCAACCCGATCCCCGGGCTGGCCGAGATCGGCGGGCCGACGGCGCCGGGCTTCCTCGACGGTGTGCGGAACATCGTCGCCGCGACCGAGGGCACCGACGCCGTGGCGACCGGGGTCGTCCGCCGTCTGGGCGAGCCCGTGCAGTTCGAACCCGAGCTCCTGCACCAGCTGCGGACCGCCGGCGTGATGCCGGGTCGGGTCGCGAGCGTGCAGCGTGCGGGGGCCTACGTGGCCGTCCGGGTCGAGGGCGAGGAGTCGGGCATCGAGCTCCCGGCCGAGGTCGCCCAGCACGTCTACATCGAGCACGCCTGA
- the serC gene encoding phosphoserine transaminase, with amino-acid sequence MADIVIPADLLPTDGRFGCGPSKIRGAQLESLVTRGATILGTSHRQKPVKDLVGSVRRGLADLFQLPDGYEVVLGNGGSTAFWDAAAFGLVERRAENLSFGEFGSKFAKATATPWLEAPHVVEAPGGSLAALEPVEGVDLYAYPHNETSTGVMAPVVRAAGDPGALTVVDATSAAGGAAFDVSATDVYYFAPQKNFASDGGLWLALFSPAALERVERVAASDRYVPEFLSLKNAVDNSRLDQTLNTPALATLLMLDDQVSWINQSGGLAWADTRTKTSSATIYDWAESVDYATPFVTDPGHRSQVVATIDLDDAIDAKAVAATLRANGIVDTEPYRKLGRNQLRVATFTAIDPDDVAQLVRSIDFVVQALRG; translated from the coding sequence ATGGCAGACATCGTCATCCCCGCCGACCTCCTCCCGACCGACGGCCGCTTCGGCTGCGGACCGTCCAAGATCCGCGGCGCGCAGCTCGAGTCCCTCGTGACGCGCGGGGCGACGATCCTCGGCACGTCCCACCGGCAGAAGCCCGTCAAGGACCTCGTCGGCAGCGTCCGGCGCGGCCTCGCCGACCTGTTCCAGCTCCCCGACGGATACGAGGTCGTCCTCGGCAACGGCGGCTCGACCGCGTTCTGGGACGCCGCCGCGTTCGGGCTCGTCGAGCGCCGGGCCGAGAACCTGTCCTTCGGCGAGTTCGGCTCGAAGTTCGCCAAGGCCACCGCAACCCCGTGGCTCGAGGCCCCGCACGTGGTCGAGGCCCCCGGCGGCTCCCTCGCCGCACTCGAGCCGGTCGAGGGCGTCGACCTCTACGCCTACCCGCACAACGAGACGTCCACGGGCGTGATGGCCCCCGTCGTCCGCGCGGCCGGCGACCCCGGTGCCCTGACCGTCGTCGACGCCACGAGCGCCGCCGGCGGTGCGGCCTTCGACGTCAGCGCGACCGACGTCTACTACTTCGCGCCGCAGAAGAACTTCGCCTCGGACGGCGGCCTGTGGCTCGCACTGTTCTCCCCCGCGGCGCTCGAGCGCGTGGAGCGGGTCGCCGCGAGCGACCGCTACGTGCCGGAGTTCCTGTCGCTCAAGAACGCTGTCGACAACTCCCGGCTCGACCAGACGCTGAACACCCCGGCCCTCGCGACCCTGCTCATGCTCGACGACCAGGTGTCCTGGATCAACCAGTCCGGCGGGCTCGCGTGGGCGGACACCCGCACGAAGACGTCGTCCGCGACGATCTACGACTGGGCGGAGTCGGTCGACTACGCGACGCCGTTCGTCACCGACCCCGGGCACCGGTCGCAGGTCGTGGCGACGATCGACCTCGACGACGCGATCGACGCCAAGGCCGTGGCGGCGACGCTCCGCGCGAACGGCATCGTCGACACTGAGCCGTACCGGAAGCTCGGGCGCAACCAGCTCCGCGTCGCGACCTTCACGGCGATCGACCCGGACGACGTCGCCCAGCTCGTCCGCTCGATCGACTTCGTGGTGCAGGCCCTGCGCGGCTGA
- a CDS encoding DUF3027 domain-containing protein yields the protein MVDVTELARKALLEVTPESTVGQPVGTVDEGDGVVSVQFSNRMPGYPGWRWTVSVAQVEGDEPTVLEVELLPGDGSLLAPEWVPWSERLAEYRAGHDDAEAESDEDDDESDEDDDDEDADYEDPDDDEADDDESDDDDAFGDEDEDDLEESDDDELDGVDVDAADEDDEDEEPAPLRSRGARRRAARVRPVDPDDDLELDRLDPTEVDPDRHA from the coding sequence ATGGTGGACGTCACGGAGCTCGCGCGGAAGGCGCTGCTCGAGGTCACGCCGGAGTCCACGGTGGGGCAGCCGGTCGGCACGGTCGACGAGGGCGACGGGGTCGTCTCGGTCCAGTTCTCGAACCGGATGCCCGGGTACCCCGGCTGGCGCTGGACCGTCTCGGTCGCGCAGGTCGAGGGTGACGAGCCGACCGTGCTCGAGGTCGAACTCCTGCCGGGTGACGGCTCGCTGCTCGCGCCGGAGTGGGTGCCGTGGTCCGAGCGCCTCGCCGAGTACCGGGCGGGGCACGACGACGCGGAGGCGGAGTCGGACGAGGACGACGACGAGTCCGACGAGGACGACGACGACGAGGACGCGGACTACGAGGACCCGGACGACGACGAGGCGGACGACGACGAGTCCGACGACGACGACGCGTTCGGCGACGAGGACGAGGACGACCTCGAGGAGTCCGACGACGACGAGCTCGACGGGGTCGACGTCGACGCGGCGGACGAAGACGACGAGGACGAGGAGCCCGCTCCGCTGCGCTCCCGTGGCGCCCGACGTCGTGCCGCGCGGGTCCGCCCCGTGGACCCGGACGACGACCTGGAGCTCGACCGGCTCGACCCGACCGAGGTCGACCCGGACCGGCACGCCTGA